In one Hemiscyllium ocellatum isolate sHemOce1 chromosome 27, sHemOce1.pat.X.cur, whole genome shotgun sequence genomic region, the following are encoded:
- the LOC132828671 gene encoding zinc finger protein 135-like has product MEKPWKCADCGKGFLSPSALETHRRVHTGERPFTCPACAKGFAQLCSLLSHQRVHTGDRPYTCPECGKGFTHSSALQRHQRLHTGERPYSCPVCGKAFSQSCSLQSHHRVHTGERPFSCSACGKGFTHSSALLRHRRVHTGERPYSCPACGKAFSQLCSLQTHRRVHTGERPFPCPECGKAFSDSSALLKHQRSHTGKRPFGCPECGKAFVQSSHLLRHQRVHTGERPFACPVCRKGFTRSSHLRRHQRVHSGERPFSCSVCGKGFTQSSSLLKHQRVHTGERPFSCSECGKGFTQSSNLLRHQQVHTGERPFSCSECGKAFTQASNLLRHQRDHTGERPFACSECGKGFAQSAHLLNHRRVHTGERPFRCPACGKTFTQASNLLMHRRAHTGERPFTCSVCGKAFNDSSTLLRHQRIHTGEKPFACSRCGKAFIHSSNLLRHQRGHK; this is encoded by the exons GCCGTGGAAGTGTgcggactgtgggaaaggcttcctcTCCCCGTCGGCGCTGGAGACTCACCGGCGGGtgcacaccggggagcggccgttcACCTGCCCGGCCTGCGCTAAGGGCTTCGCGCAGCTCTGCAGCCTGCTctcccaccagcgggtccacaccggggaccgGCCGTAcacctgccccgagtgcggcaagggcttcacccactCCTCCGCCCTGCAGCGGCACCAGCGGCtgcacaccggggagcggccctacTCCTGCCCTGTCTGCGGGAAGGCCTTCTCCCAGTCGTGCAGCCTGCAGAGCCACCatcgggtccacacgggggagcgGCCGTTCTCCTGCTCTGCCTGCGGGAAAGGCTTCACCCACTCCtccgccctgctgaggcaccggcgggtGCACACAGGCGAGAGGCCCTACTCCTGCCCTgcctgcgggaaggccttcagccagctctgcagcctgcagacccaccggcgggtgcacaccggggagaggcctttcccctgccccgagtgcgggaaggccttcagcgactCCTCCgccctgctgaagcaccagcggaGCCACACCGGCAAGCGGCCCTTcggctgccccgagtgcgggaaggccttcgttcagtcctcccacctgctgaggcaccagcgcgtccacaccggggagaggcccttcgcCTGCCCggtgtgcaggaagggcttcacccgctcctcccacctgcggaggcaccagcgggtccacag CGgcgagaggccgttcagctgctccgtgtgcgggaagggcttcactcagtcatccagcctgctgaaacaccagcgggtccacaccggggagaggccgttcagctgctccgagtgcggcaagggcttcacccagtcgtccaacctgctgcggcaccagcaggtccacaccggggagcggcccttcagctGCTCCGAGTGCGGCAAGGCCTTCACTCAGGCCTCcaacctgctgcggcaccagcgcgaccacaccggggagcggcccttcgcctgctccgagtgcggcaagggcttcgcTCAGTCAGCTCACCTGCTCAACCACAGGAGGgtgcacaccggggagaggccgttccgcTGCCCGGCCTGCGGGAAGACCTTCACTCAGGCCTCCAACCTGCTCATGCACCGGCGGgctcacaccggggagaggccgttcacctgctccgtctgcgggaaggccttcaacgattcgtccaccctgctgaggcaccagcggattCACACGGGCGAGAAACCGTTCGCCTGCTCTCGGTGCGGGAAAGCCTTCATTCATTCGTCCAACCTACTGAGGCACCAGCGAGGGCACAAGTGA